A single region of the Arthrobacter sp. FB24 genome encodes:
- a CDS encoding helix-turn-helix transcriptional regulator, protein MALISPTKVARQYGVSPMQLRQWRRRGIGPEYFQFTARTVSYSDDYLRDWFNDPLNAHLLAQNSPVASDMSCQDGRVRRSRRRDDR, encoded by the coding sequence TTGGCTCTCATCTCACCTACCAAAGTGGCCAGGCAATACGGGGTTTCCCCGATGCAGCTGCGGCAGTGGCGGCGGCGCGGCATCGGGCCCGAATACTTCCAGTTCACAGCACGAACCGTCAGCTACTCCGACGACTATCTGCGGGACTGGTTCAACGATCCCCTGAACGCCCACCTCCTGGCGCAAAATTCTCCGGTTGCCTCGGACATGTCATGCCAGGATGGGCGCGTCCGCCGGAGCCGGCGTCGGGATGATCGTTAG
- a CDS encoding ParB/RepB/Spo0J family partition protein encodes MNATPTLEMLDPATLTVDVNVRKDAALTPDFIASIKEHGVMEPVIAHRKDDGTVHVLMGQRRTRAAVEAQRPLIPVMIIDSPEEAERIVTQVVENIQRAELTEADEADAYHQLSLIGVSATAIAKKTGRTKTTVESALKVKSSDAGAAALRKGWTIEEALIMAEFESDEEATEELESVIMDEPDQLLHVAQRLRDRRESAAALAALIADLEAQGKTIVEDAGHYADDDNLYVTAAKREDGEPATEDDANAVLITTDYRGQHRTHSVIAGWKETGFAPKYERYDGGRPAQKGPMTEEQKAERKTLIENNKAMLSAQVVRREFVTGLLSKKQPPKGWQYFTVHAITHHPETASGYDGEVAAGMVGAKVDEPKTWAWNPLRTHVAKSTARPEFSLIALICAGYEKTVAKDSWRSPSQTHRDYLNQLVLWGYKASTVEQLIIDSDKPAEEEIQAA; translated from the coding sequence ATGAACGCAACACCCACGCTTGAAATGCTCGACCCGGCCACGCTGACCGTCGACGTTAACGTCCGTAAGGACGCCGCCCTGACACCCGATTTCATTGCCAGCATCAAAGAACATGGCGTGATGGAACCGGTGATCGCCCACCGCAAGGACGACGGCACCGTGCACGTGCTGATGGGCCAGCGCCGCACCCGCGCCGCCGTGGAAGCGCAGCGGCCTCTGATCCCGGTGATGATCATCGACAGCCCCGAGGAAGCCGAACGTATCGTGACTCAGGTGGTGGAAAACATCCAGCGCGCTGAACTGACCGAAGCGGACGAAGCCGACGCCTACCACCAACTGTCCCTGATCGGCGTCTCGGCCACCGCGATCGCCAAGAAGACCGGGCGCACCAAGACAACGGTGGAGTCCGCATTGAAGGTCAAGTCCTCCGACGCGGGAGCCGCCGCCCTGCGCAAAGGATGGACCATCGAAGAGGCGCTAATCATGGCTGAGTTTGAGTCAGATGAAGAGGCCACGGAGGAGCTCGAATCGGTCATCATGGACGAACCTGACCAGCTTCTGCACGTCGCGCAGCGGCTGCGAGACCGGCGCGAAAGCGCCGCCGCCCTCGCGGCGCTGATCGCCGACCTGGAAGCCCAGGGCAAGACCATCGTGGAGGATGCCGGACACTACGCCGACGACGACAACCTCTACGTCACCGCCGCCAAACGGGAGGACGGGGAACCAGCCACCGAGGACGACGCCAACGCCGTTCTGATCACCACGGACTACCGGGGCCAGCACCGGACCCACTCCGTGATCGCGGGGTGGAAGGAGACGGGCTTCGCACCGAAGTACGAACGCTACGACGGCGGCCGCCCAGCGCAGAAAGGCCCCATGACCGAGGAGCAAAAGGCCGAGCGCAAAACCCTGATTGAGAACAATAAAGCGATGCTGTCCGCGCAGGTGGTACGCCGTGAATTCGTGACCGGCCTGCTGTCGAAGAAGCAGCCACCGAAGGGCTGGCAGTACTTCACCGTCCACGCGATCACCCACCATCCGGAAACGGCCAGCGGTTACGACGGCGAGGTGGCCGCGGGAATGGTCGGGGCGAAGGTTGACGAGCCGAAGACCTGGGCGTGGAACCCGCTCCGCACGCACGTGGCGAAATCCACCGCACGGCCTGAATTCTCCCTGATCGCACTGATCTGCGCGGGGTATGAGAAGACGGTCGCAAAGGACTCGTGGCGGTCCCCCTCCCAGACTCACAGGGACTACCTGAACCAACTGGTTCTTTGGGGATACAAGGCATCAACTGTTGAACAGCTGATCATCGACAGCGACAAGCCAGCCGAGGAAGAAATCCAAGCGGCCTAA
- the mobC gene encoding plasmid mobilization relaxosome protein MobC — MTEEPKSPRRISRRRRANIDGDTQYVRVSMSEFERAQLKVLEERTGRSPSEILVSAALYAENSESLAERRAMAVEFIAARRYLAALSNNVNQLARHANATDEFPEAARTVLTRVRGVADRINTMLDSMVR, encoded by the coding sequence ATGACTGAAGAGCCGAAGTCGCCACGCCGGATCTCCCGCCGCCGCCGCGCCAACATTGACGGCGACACCCAGTACGTGCGGGTTTCGATGTCGGAGTTCGAACGCGCTCAGTTGAAGGTGCTGGAGGAACGGACCGGGCGCAGCCCGTCGGAGATCCTTGTCAGCGCGGCCCTGTACGCGGAGAACTCGGAGTCGCTGGCCGAGCGGCGGGCGATGGCCGTGGAATTCATCGCGGCCCGCCGCTACCTCGCTGCCCTGTCAAACAACGTCAACCAGCTCGCCCGGCACGCGAACGCCACGGACGAATTCCCGGAAGCAGCCCGCACCGTTTTGACCCGGGTACGGGGGGTTGCTGACCGCATCAATACGATGCTGGATTCGATGGTGCGCTGA
- a CDS encoding DUF4192 domain-containing protein codes for MNDFIKFTGPADVLAFIPHTLGQTPTESFVALTMQGNKIGATLRVDAPFGQDPVGYAQTIVSYLTADEAATGSLLVIYTDESTTDGSSPYAGHVQALSTELETAGMPLQDAWLVTSELWRNYHCTDTGCCPDQPLDAITTSNGNAALIYRGSAVTGFIAPAPFTGDETAREAITARKPDGWPEDLEASRAAWARVLKDPKSLTTETAYQLAGALQHPTIRDYMMGDIVPHAPEQFTSVMLGVFPTRPDWARVDTAQEVAFELMKATPEGQRAPMLCLIGWLEWLKGQSSFAARYFKLALEDTAGYRLAELLDELVNRGLLADCSRDRKKAYDRRLKR; via the coding sequence ATGAACGACTTCATCAAATTCACCGGCCCGGCCGACGTCCTGGCCTTCATTCCGCACACGCTGGGACAGACCCCCACGGAATCCTTTGTCGCCCTGACCATGCAGGGCAACAAGATCGGCGCGACCCTGCGGGTGGATGCCCCGTTCGGGCAGGATCCCGTTGGTTACGCCCAAACCATCGTCAGCTACCTGACCGCTGACGAGGCCGCCACCGGCAGCCTGCTGGTCATCTACACCGACGAGAGCACGACCGACGGCAGCAGCCCCTACGCTGGGCACGTGCAGGCCCTGAGCACCGAACTGGAAACCGCCGGGATGCCCCTGCAGGACGCATGGCTGGTGACCTCTGAATTGTGGCGGAACTACCACTGCACGGACACCGGCTGCTGCCCCGACCAGCCGCTGGATGCCATCACCACCAGCAACGGCAACGCCGCCCTGATCTACCGAGGGAGCGCCGTGACCGGCTTCATCGCACCGGCACCCTTCACCGGAGACGAGACGGCCCGCGAGGCTATCACCGCGCGCAAGCCTGACGGCTGGCCGGAAGACCTCGAAGCCAGCCGTGCTGCCTGGGCCAGGGTGCTGAAGGACCCCAAGAGCCTAACGACCGAGACCGCGTACCAGCTGGCAGGAGCGTTGCAGCACCCCACCATCCGGGACTACATGATGGGCGACATCGTCCCGCACGCGCCCGAGCAGTTCACCTCCGTCATGCTGGGTGTGTTCCCCACCCGCCCCGACTGGGCGCGCGTGGACACGGCACAGGAAGTCGCGTTCGAGCTGATGAAAGCCACCCCGGAAGGGCAGCGCGCCCCCATGTTGTGCCTGATCGGCTGGCTCGAATGGCTCAAAGGACAATCCAGCTTCGCCGCCCGGTACTTCAAGCTCGCCCTGGAGGACACCGCCGGGTACCGGCTGGCGGAACTGCTGGACGAACTGGTCAACCGCGGCCTGCTGGCAGACTGCAGCCGGGACCGGAAAAAGGCCTATGACCGCCGCCTGAAGCGCTAG
- a CDS encoding relaxase/mobilization nuclease domain-containing protein, with the protein MIPNITKGTRMHGLIAYLAGPGRTNEHTDPHLVAGSPSIMAWHNDDELNADAAQAIAKELDRARSVLGVEIPGGHVWHCSLSLRAEEGDLTDQKWAEIAQDFMDEMGFTEASGRAPAQWVAIRHGHSKAGNDHIHIAASMVREDGTKWSSWRDFPRAQQAARELEKKYGLEELSPTHSTRGLRPGEREASERRGAPEPERRSLERKVRACATSAQDEAEFIRRLRRTGALVRPRYASGRDDVVVGYSVAERAPKGGRPVWFGGGHLAKDLALPKLRAEWPDIPQGAAEAVAEWQAAARGRRPVKIGREAHEPDLQMWEQYSDEVARLRETLRSVPLDDHATWAHVSRETSGAFAAWSTATEATPGPLAAAADELSKTAQLRRYPVRPIRSAGPSARGASLMLMAASMGGTGTAAQAIMLRQLLNVAKAVHDMHKASNDLRRARQISHMVKHHLSQVSAALPSVPATTPTADSEAAAAVRASAAGQVSGRSAGSVLPPKYVQARTHASTRSGSTRPDIER; encoded by the coding sequence ATGATTCCCAACATCACCAAGGGCACCCGCATGCACGGGCTCATCGCATACCTTGCCGGTCCCGGGCGGACGAACGAGCACACCGATCCGCACCTTGTCGCTGGCTCACCGTCGATCATGGCCTGGCACAACGACGATGAACTGAACGCCGATGCCGCCCAGGCCATTGCCAAGGAACTGGACCGGGCCAGGAGCGTCCTGGGCGTGGAGATTCCCGGCGGGCATGTCTGGCACTGCTCCCTTTCGCTGCGCGCCGAGGAAGGCGACCTTACGGACCAAAAGTGGGCTGAGATTGCGCAGGACTTCATGGACGAGATGGGGTTCACCGAAGCCAGCGGACGGGCGCCGGCCCAGTGGGTGGCGATCCGTCACGGCCACAGCAAAGCCGGGAACGACCACATCCACATCGCTGCCTCCATGGTCCGCGAGGACGGCACGAAGTGGAGCAGCTGGCGGGACTTCCCCCGGGCGCAACAAGCCGCCCGGGAGCTTGAGAAGAAGTACGGCCTGGAAGAACTTTCACCCACGCATTCCACCCGTGGGCTCCGGCCGGGAGAACGTGAAGCCTCCGAGCGGCGGGGAGCCCCGGAACCGGAACGCCGGTCCCTGGAACGCAAGGTCCGTGCCTGCGCGACGTCCGCCCAGGATGAGGCCGAATTCATTCGACGACTGCGCCGTACCGGTGCCCTTGTCAGGCCGCGGTACGCGTCCGGACGTGACGATGTCGTGGTCGGCTACAGCGTGGCAGAACGTGCCCCCAAAGGTGGCCGGCCTGTTTGGTTCGGCGGCGGTCACCTCGCCAAAGACCTTGCCCTGCCCAAGCTCCGTGCCGAGTGGCCTGACATCCCACAAGGTGCCGCCGAGGCGGTCGCAGAATGGCAGGCAGCTGCACGTGGACGCCGCCCGGTCAAGATCGGCCGCGAAGCCCACGAACCGGACCTGCAAATGTGGGAGCAGTACAGCGACGAAGTTGCCCGGCTCCGCGAAACGCTACGCTCCGTCCCGCTGGACGATCACGCGACCTGGGCGCACGTTTCACGCGAGACATCCGGCGCCTTCGCAGCCTGGTCCACGGCAACCGAGGCAACGCCCGGACCACTCGCAGCAGCAGCTGACGAGCTGTCCAAGACAGCACAACTGCGGCGCTACCCAGTCCGCCCCATCCGCAGCGCAGGACCATCTGCCCGCGGAGCCTCGCTCATGCTCATGGCAGCTTCGATGGGCGGCACCGGAACCGCCGCGCAGGCAATCATGCTGCGCCAGCTGCTCAACGTCGCCAAGGCCGTCCACGACATGCACAAGGCATCAAATGATCTGCGCAGAGCACGCCAGATCAGCCACATGGTCAAGCACCACCTGAGCCAGGTCTCTGCCGCACTACCCAGCGTCCCTGCGACCACGCCCACAGCGGATAGCGAAGCTGCCGCCGCGGTACGAGCGAGTGCAGCCGGTCAGGTTTCGGGTCGGTCCGCGGGCTCCGTGCTGCCGCCGAAATACGTGCAGGCACGCACCCACGCGAGCACCCGAAGCGGGAGTACCCGCCCAGACATTGAGAGATAA